In the Pseudomonadota bacterium genome, one interval contains:
- a CDS encoding nucleotidyltransferase family protein — translation MPDGHMPDAFSPLAPSFLPAQFLDSFVAELFSAPKRAATASALIGAPLALACLEALGPDAFARAGIEREALLKRAQIAAVCSRQARRGISELLAALDQQNIPNLAIKGFAHAYALYPAPYFRSLPDADILVPESDLGALTAILREHDFVTRTDPASDRAWGALTKASFAPVTPRDGPEFFIDFHRLVVDYPACHGVPTAEIFGAARRLETENGNLRVPGEAHIFAILALHAFRDFYEPRSLKALFDAALFMSRHAPDWSAVESMARRGKFISRTLFYRDLLAEIGIGGTEGLFAGRFLTAAGQRLVSRVAGNMRSLTLLHLPDRFKLKLEMSLYDSPLHLLRRNGERLAGLLIRRKHELPGLPIEEADA, via the coding sequence ATGCCTGACGGGCATATGCCCGACGCGTTTTCACCCCTGGCGCCGTCTTTCCTGCCGGCACAGTTCTTGGATTCATTCGTCGCCGAATTGTTTTCGGCGCCCAAGCGCGCCGCCACCGCCAGCGCTTTGATCGGCGCTCCGCTCGCGTTGGCCTGCCTCGAGGCGCTTGGGCCGGATGCGTTCGCACGCGCCGGTATCGAACGCGAAGCGCTTCTCAAACGCGCCCAGATCGCCGCCGTCTGTTCGCGCCAAGCACGGCGCGGGATATCGGAACTCCTGGCGGCGCTGGACCAACAGAATATCCCCAACCTTGCGATCAAAGGGTTTGCCCACGCCTATGCGCTTTATCCGGCGCCTTATTTTCGCTCCCTGCCGGACGCCGATATTTTGGTCCCTGAGAGTGATCTCGGCGCCCTCACGGCGATCCTGCGCGAACATGATTTTGTGACCCGGACTGACCCCGCCTCGGATCGTGCTTGGGGCGCTTTGACGAAAGCAAGCTTCGCACCAGTCACGCCGCGCGACGGGCCGGAATTTTTTATCGATTTTCACCGCCTGGTCGTCGATTACCCAGCCTGTCACGGGGTGCCAACAGCGGAAATATTTGGCGCTGCGCGTCGTCTAGAAACCGAGAACGGCAACTTGCGCGTGCCCGGCGAAGCGCACATCTTTGCAATTCTGGCGCTCCATGCCTTCCGCGATTTTTACGAGCCGCGGAGTCTGAAAGCTCTGTTCGATGCGGCGCTCTTTATGTCGCGCCATGCGCCGGACTGGTCCGCCGTCGAATCCATGGCCCGGCGTGGGAAATTTATCAGCCGCACGCTTTTCTACCGCGACCTTCTGGCCGAGATCGGTATCGGTGGAACTGAAGGCCTTTTCGCCGGGCGATTTCTGACCGCTGCGGGACAGCGCCTGGTGAGCCGGGTGGCCGGCAACATGCGCTCGTTGACGTTGCTGCATCTGCCGGACAGATTTAAGCTGAAACTAGAAATGAGCTTGTATGATTCGCCGCTGCATCTGCTGCGGCGCAATGGCGAGAGGCTGGCAGGCCTGCTCATTCGCCGGAAACATGAACTACCCGGCCTGCCAATAGAAGAAGCGGACGCGTAG
- a CDS encoding mannose-1-phosphate guanylyltransferase/mannose-6-phosphate isomerase: protein MTAVPPVYPVILCGGSGTRLWPLSRAAYPKQLLRLVGSQTMVQDTARRFSASGLASPLLICNEAHRFILAEQLRQIDLTPQRIILEPVGRNTAPAAAVAALLLAKDSADALMLITPADHVVADAEGLRAAIDEARPLAEAGHLVTFGVTPNAPETGYGYIQKGAPIGAGRGCKVARFVEKPDLSRAQEFIATGQYLWNSGMFLFSAARYLAELKRHRPDMLDACRTALGDAVSEQDFLRLAGAAFATITGESIDYAVMENCERSAVVPIDVGWSDVGSWQALWQAGAQDGAGNLIEGDVIALDCKASYIRSDGLLVAALGLENIAVVATKDAILVAPMDKAEAVRDVVRQLSEQGRIEVMEHLRVVRPWGAFEGLRREPGFQVKLLTVNPGASISLQYHNRRAEHWVVVAGQARVTRDLETLELAANQSTYVAVGVHHRLENPGSEPLHVVEVQSGDYLGEDDIVRLEDHYGRS from the coding sequence GTGACGGCGGTTCCACCGGTTTACCCGGTAATCCTGTGCGGTGGTTCAGGCACGCGGTTGTGGCCACTCTCCCGCGCTGCCTATCCCAAGCAATTGTTGCGGCTCGTCGGCAGCCAAACCATGGTGCAGGATACAGCGCGACGATTTTCCGCCTCCGGCCTCGCGTCGCCGCTCCTGATTTGCAATGAGGCACACCGCTTCATCCTCGCGGAACAGCTTCGCCAAATCGATCTCACGCCGCAGCGCATCATTTTGGAGCCGGTCGGACGCAACACGGCGCCGGCAGCCGCCGTCGCCGCCCTCCTGCTAGCCAAGGATTCGGCCGATGCACTGATGCTGATTACGCCCGCCGATCATGTCGTCGCCGACGCCGAAGGTCTTCGTGCCGCCATTGACGAAGCCCGGCCTCTGGCCGAAGCCGGCCACTTGGTCACTTTTGGCGTCACTCCGAATGCGCCTGAAACCGGTTACGGATACATCCAGAAGGGCGCGCCGATTGGCGCCGGGCGAGGTTGCAAGGTGGCGCGCTTCGTCGAGAAACCAGATTTGTCGCGCGCGCAGGAGTTTATCGCAACGGGTCAATATCTGTGGAATAGCGGCATGTTTTTATTCTCCGCCGCGCGCTATTTGGCCGAGCTCAAGCGCCACCGTCCGGACATGCTGGACGCCTGCCGCACAGCGCTGGGCGACGCCGTTTCAGAACAGGATTTTCTCCGCCTCGCTGGAGCAGCGTTCGCCACGATAACTGGCGAATCGATTGATTATGCTGTGATGGAAAATTGCGAACGGTCGGCGGTGGTGCCGATCGACGTGGGTTGGAGCGATGTCGGCTCATGGCAGGCATTGTGGCAAGCGGGCGCACAGGACGGCGCGGGAAATCTCATCGAAGGTGACGTCATCGCGCTCGACTGCAAGGCGTCCTATATCCGCAGCGATGGGCTGCTTGTGGCCGCGCTCGGCCTCGAGAATATCGCGGTGGTGGCGACCAAGGACGCGATCCTCGTTGCCCCCATGGACAAAGCGGAAGCGGTGCGCGATGTCGTCCGCCAGCTGTCAGAACAGGGCCGTATCGAAGTGATGGAACACCTGCGCGTGGTCCGCCCGTGGGGCGCATTCGAGGGTCTCCGCCGGGAGCCCGGCTTTCAGGTCAAGCTGCTGACGGTTAATCCAGGCGCCAGCATTTCACTGCAATATCATAACCGGCGCGCCGAACATTGGGTGGTGGTGGCGGGCCAGGCCCGTGTGACGCGCGATTTGGAAACGCTGGAGCTGGCCGCAAATCAATCCACCTATGTTGCTGTGGGTGTTCACCACCGGCTGGAAAATCCCGGCAGTGAGCCGCTTCACGTCGTGGAAGTGCAGAGCGGCGACTATCTCGGCGAAGACGATATCGTGCGCCTGGAAGACCATTACGGGCGTTCGTAA
- a CDS encoding 3-phosphoshikimate 1-carboxyvinyltransferase encodes MSENQLDSGAPGAPPDAAKSAKADHHFVRKFASSMPAHIAETFTDAQLRAIIRAYGVRSWSQHAIDFRFTLPILARTYYFVFLAGIDKRPRSRNRAERHSHPMATLGNVLFLFFVLLLLLSFVLGAFYVLKSAFGLNIAPGFSLGVWDNIQSQVGGK; translated from the coding sequence TTGAGTGAAAACCAGCTTGATTCAGGCGCTCCGGGCGCCCCGCCAGACGCGGCGAAATCCGCCAAGGCGGATCATCACTTCGTGCGCAAATTTGCCAGCAGCATGCCAGCCCATATCGCCGAGACCTTCACCGATGCGCAACTGCGCGCCATTATCCGCGCTTACGGCGTGCGCAGTTGGAGTCAGCATGCGATCGACTTCCGCTTTACCCTGCCGATCCTGGCGCGCACCTATTACTTCGTGTTTCTGGCCGGCATCGACAAACGGCCGCGCAGCCGCAACCGCGCCGAGCGCCATTCCCATCCCATGGCGACGCTCGGAAATGTCCTGTTTCTATTTTTCGTTCTGCTGCTTCTCCTGAGTTTTGTATTGGGCGCTTTCTACGTGCTTAAATCGGCTTTCGGCCTGAATATCGCGCCCGGATTCTCGCTCGGCGTATGGGATAATATCCAGTCCCAAGTGGGGGGTAAGTGA
- a CDS encoding universal stress protein — MYETILLPLDLNETSSWEKALPAAADLCRISGGTLHVMTVLPGYGMNLVGQYFPEGAEEAGEAAALDELKKLTAELVPKGIALEHSVVQGAVHEQIVATAERIGADPIVMAARRAGLADFLLGDNAYRVVRRYSHSVMVVRT, encoded by the coding sequence ATGTATGAAACAATATTGTTGCCGCTCGATCTCAACGAAACTTCATCTTGGGAAAAAGCCCTGCCCGCTGCCGCTGATTTATGCCGGATATCGGGCGGTACGCTTCACGTCATGACGGTGCTGCCCGGTTACGGCATGAATTTGGTCGGTCAGTACTTCCCGGAAGGCGCAGAAGAAGCCGGCGAGGCCGCGGCGCTCGACGAGCTGAAAAAACTCACTGCAGAGCTTGTGCCAAAAGGCATCGCGCTCGAACACAGCGTGGTGCAGGGTGCGGTGCATGAACAAATCGTGGCGACCGCGGAACGTATCGGCGCCGATCCCATCGTTATGGCGGCGCGGCGCGCGGGCCTCGCCGATTTCCTGCTCGGCGACAATGCCTACCGAGTGGTACGCCGCTACAGCCACTCGGTGATGGTGGTGCGCACCTAA